In Fusarium fujikuroi IMI 58289 draft genome, chromosome FFUJ_chr08, one genomic interval encodes:
- a CDS encoding trp-asp repea-containing protein, whose protein sequence is MEGEKKRLDSPSLYTIGWIVALAIEQAAARALLDEEHSEPNNFHPSLSDTNNYIWGSVGQHNIVIASLPAGVYGTTSAATTASDLVHSLPQIRFGLLVGIGGGIARPNDDQDIRLGDVVVGQPHGVTGGVVQYDFGKAKANGVWERTGSIDKPPAVLLKALANLQAEHEIRPSKIPRILTAMLKANPGMKRPGSNFTYQGSENDRLFPSDYEHFDGKTCTKCDVSRRIDREERVTTEPVIHYGVIASGNTLIKDARLRDGLAESIGHQCLCVEMEAVGLVDKFPCLVIRGICDYADSHKNDQWQRYAASTAAAFAVELLGFVPARQLKESPRVLEILESLEGKMDSMNYQMQQTGLTSTLDQLPFVAEALFNSYAEEHSPVCLPETRVELLAQIDKWAERSESKTIFWLNGMAGTGKSTISRTIAQRQLERGCLGANFFFKRGEGARGNMSKLIPTLARQIATHIPGMTSFIKKAIDADPTLPTKTLGEQFEKLFKEPLKRWAACLSDPTSLVIVIDALDECEDSFQIRRIISLFSELECPDSLKLRVFITSRPELPIQFGFLDINGLYESLELHSISQDIMEHDISIFLYHELGIIRQNFNYVVRSDQRLAEKWPGTVKIRQLVSITQPLFIAAATVCRFLNDATLGSPDELLVVNRPRREREDILESFQSIVGAIVTLATPLTVNALSLLLNIPATAIDMKIKVLQSVLEVPKTSEVPVRILHLSFRDYLVDPDLRGATDFWVDQEATHRRLSSRCLFLMSAMLRENICRLPFPGTSPSEVQGLDLHKFIPPELHYACHYWVHHYVSSHNGDCEVHEIYTFLETHLLHWVEAMSVLGHVTDCLTMLHALDAWLEKYSCDNVSDLIKDSLRFIRTHISVIDEAPLQVYSSAIVFSPTNSMVRRLFASRVPKWLPAWPAAEDEWGPCSLVIGHSATVKSAIFSPDSKTIASIYADNTIRILSTKTGKCEHVLAGHSGEIQSIVFSQDSEILASSSTGGTVRIWNLQTGDCDEVLKYPSPTGKAFAFSRDSKVLLTASGNQFVRIWKTQTWDHVILSGHAGAVNSAVISHDSKMLATASDDTTVRLWNTETGRCEKILKGHTGKVNIAAISPDNQMLVSASVDQTLQIWDLNAIKCKKVFRGHDCDVLLAVFSPDSRMIASGDAEGRIGIWNALNGAFMHELKTPSCEGKFESLMFSEDGTKLIAVLSTRTALIHDIKSGNCEQAFDFSSSSSNWSVELSHDLAMILTASSDDNTVRIWDPHTQRKGLKSAESWNIIIFEVKTAPNKRAMVLRTLSGYEVWSLRQNKFECLLASDNLLLGRDFIQFSPDLATVIVANERSITICNVEPGNYNCSFDISSVVMLCLYSEDCKTLVTYHRDRTFCCWHLEHHNYKRLSDIRYIDTNRGSLDPTRSGDVILHGSVIHVVRHPRQKIFLLATRPALRQDHTWITIGNEKFFKLSPECLNAEVSIWEGIVVVDCISGKRIILSFDVGEAGLPSPWKGTEKVQDDFDLYKILMEEGRDLEHFDFY, encoded by the exons ATGGAGGGCgaaaagaagaggctcgATAGTCCGTCTCTATATACTATTGGATGGATCGTGGCCCTGGCCATTGagcaagcagcagcaagggCACTACTGGACGAGGAACACTCTGAACCAAACAACTTTCACCCATCTCTTTCGGACACAAATAATTATATCTGGGGTAGTGTAGGACAACACAACATCGTCATTGCGTCTCTACCAGCAGGAGTCTATGGAACCACCTCCGCTGCTACCACGGCCTCGGACCTTGTGCATTCTTTGCCGCAAATCCGGTTTGGTCTCTTGGTCGGTATTGGTGGAGGTATAGCCAGACCTAACGACGATCAGGACATTAgacttggtgatgttgttgttggtcagCCGCATGGTGTTACTGGAGGCGTCGTGCAATATGATTTTGGCAAGGCGAAAGCGAATGGGGTTTGGGAACGGACAGGCTCGATTGACAAGCCACCTGCAGTTCTATTGAAAGCCCTGGCCAACTTGCAGGCCGAGCATGAGATACGACCTTCCAAAATACCGCGAATCCTCACGGCTATGCTGAAAGCTAACCCTGGCATGAAACGACCCGGCAGTAACTTCACCTACCAGGGTTCAGAGAATGACCGTCTTTTCCCATCAGACTATGAACACTTTGATGGGAAGACATGTACGAAGTGCGATGTGTCTCGCAGAATCGATCGTGAGGAACGGGTAACCACAGAGCCGGTGATCCATTATGGAGTTATTGCTTCGGGCAACACTCTTATAAAAGACGCTAGGTTAAGAGATGGCCTCGCAGAGAGCATAGGCCATCAATGTCTGTGTGTCGAGATGGAAGCGGTAGGATTGGTTGATAAGTTCCCATGCCTTGTCATTCGAGGTATTTGCGATTATGCCGACAGCCATAAGAACGATCAGTGGCAGAGATACGCAGCCTCTACTGCTGCAGCATTTGCTGTAGAGCTTCTGGGCTTTGTTCCTGCGCGGCAACTCAAAGAGTCTCCACGGGTTCTTGAGATACTCGAGTCAC TGGAAGGCAAGATGGACTCCATGAA ctatcAAATGCAACAGACTGGTCTCACTTCGACCCTTGACCAACTACCCTTTGTAGCTGAAGCTCTATTTAACTCTTACGCCGAGGAACACAGCCCGGTGTGCCTACCAGAGACGCGAGTAGAGCTTCTCGCTCAGATAGACAAATGGGCTGAGCGTTCCGAGTCAAAGACCATCTTCTGGCTGAATGGTATGGCGGGCACAGGGAAGTCAACTATATCACGTACTATTGCACAGCGACAGTTGGAGAGAGGCTGTCTTGGtgcaaacttcttcttcaaaagaGGAGAGGGAGCCCGTGGGAATATGTCGAAGCTTATTCCTACTCTGGCACGCCAAATAGCAACGCACATCCCTGGTATGACCAGTTTCATCAAAAAGGCCATCGATGCCGATCCGACGCTCCCAACGAAAACTCTCGGGGAGCAGTTTGAGAAGCTTTTCAAAGAGCCTCTTAAAAGATGGGCAGCCTGTTTATCAGATCCAACCTCCCTTGTGATTGTCATAGATGCTCTTGATGAGTGTGAAGACTCATTCCAAATCAGACGCATAATTTCGCTTTTTTCTGAACTGGAATGCCCGGACTCGCTGAAACTCAGAGTCTTCATTACGAGCAGGCCGGAACTCCCGATTCAATTTGGATTTCTGGATATCAACGGCTTGTACGAGAGTCTTGAGCTCCACAGCATTTCACAAGACATCATGGAGCACGACATATCTATCTTTCTCTACCATGAGCTGGGCATCATTCGACAGAACTTTAATTATGTGGTTCGCAGCGACCAACGGCTAGCTGAGAAGTGGCCGGGCACAGTCAAGATCAGACAGCTTGTTTCCATTACACAACCTCTGTTCATCGCTGCGGCAACTGTTTGTCGGTTCCTGAACGATGCTACTCTTGGCAGCCCGGATGAGCTTCTA GTTGTCAATAGACCGAggagagagcgagaagaTATTCTCGAAAGCTTTCAATCAATCGTTGGCGCCATTGTCACATTAGCAACGCCGTTGACAGTCAATGCTCTATCATTATTGCTTAACATCCCCGCCACGGCGATTGATATGAAGATCAAGGTTCTTCAGTCTGTTTTGGAAGTACCTAAAACCTCAGAAGTTCCCGTCAGGATCCTGCATCTATCATTCAGGGATTATCTCGTTGATCCTGATCTAAGAGGCGCTACGGACTTCTGGGTGGACCAAGAGGCCACGCACAGGAGACTCTCAAGTCGatgcctcttcctcatgaGTGCGATGCTTCGTGAAAATATCTGCAGACTACCATTCCCGGGAACATCTCCATCTGAGGTTCAAGGTCTGGACCTGCACAAGTTCATACCTCCTGAGCTTCACTACGCTTGTCATTACTGGGTCCACCACTATGTATCTTCCCACAATGGAGACTGCGAGGTCCATGAAATCTATACTTTTTTGGAAACGCACCTGCTGCATTGGGTGGAAGCCATGAGTGTCCTTGGTCATGTCACTGACTGCCTAACCATGTTGCATGCATTAGATGCATGGCTAGAG AAATACTCCTGTGACAATGTTTCGGACCTTATTAAAGATTCTTTGAGATTCATTCGAACTCATATTTCCGTCATTGATGAAGCCCCGCTACAAGTCTACTCGTCAGCAATAGTGTTCTCACCAACAAATAGTATGGTGAGACGCCTTTTTGCAAGTCGAGTCCCTAAATGGCTTCCCGCCTGGCCAGCAGCGGAGGATGAATGGGGGCCATGCTCTTTGGTAATAGGTCACAGTGCTACAGTCAAGTCAGCTATCTTTTCGCCTGATTCAAAAACCATTGCATCGATATATGCGGATAACACAATCCGAATTCTTTCAACGAAGACCGGTAAATGCGAGCATGTTTTAGCAGGGCACTCTGGCGAAATCCAGTCAATCGTCTTCTCACAGGATTCTGAGATCCTTGCCTCGAGCTCAACTGGTGGTACAGTACGGATATGGAATCTGCAGACGGGAGACTGTGACGAAGTCCTGAAGTATCCATCACCTACGGGAAAGGCCTTTGCCTTCTCTCGAGACTCGAAGGTCTTGCTCACAGCCAGTGGAAACCAATTCGTAAGAATCTGGAAGACACAAACTTGGGACCATGTCATTCTGAGTGGACATGCAGGAGCGGTAAACTCAGCTGTCATTTCACATGACTCGAAGATGTTAGCCACCGCCTCGGATGATACAACAGTAAGATTATGGAACACAGAAACTGGCAGATGCGAGAAGATATTGAAGGGCCATACAGGCAAAGTCAATATAGCGGCCATCTCGCCCGACAATCAAATGCTTGTCTCTGCTTCTGTCGACCAAACCTTACAGATCTGGGATCTAAACGCGATTAAATGCAAAAAGGTGTTCAGGGGCCATGACTGTGATGTCCTGTTAGCGGTGTTCTCTCCCGACTCACGCATGATAGCTTCCGGAGATGCAGAGGGCCGCATAGGGATCTGGAATGCTCTCAACGGAGCATTTATGCACGAACTAAAAACCCCCTCGTGCGAAGGCAAATTCGAGTCGCTGATGTTTTCAGAAGACGGAACAAAGCTGATTGCCGTCCTCAGCACACGAACCGCTCTGATACATGATATCAAGAGCGGGAACTGCGAACAGGCCTTtgacttctcatcctcaagttCGAATTGGTCAGTTGAGCTTTCTCATGACTTGGCAATGATTCTTACAGCTTCTTCGGATGACAATACTGTCCGAATATGGGACCCTCACACCCAAagaaaaggcctaaaaagcGCCGAAAGCTGGAACATCATAATTTTCGAAGTTAAAACAGCACCAAATAAGAGAGCAATGGTATTACGTACGCTGAGCGGCTATGAAGTTTGGTCACTTCGCCAAAATAAATTCGAATGCCTGCTGGCAAGCGACAATCTGCTGTTAGGCAGAGACTTCATCCAGTTCTCGCCTGATCTAGCCACGGTGATTGTTGCTAATGAAAGGTCTATTACGATATGCAATGTGGAGCCGGGGAACTACAACTGTTCCTTCGACATCAGTAGCGTAGTTATGTTATGCCTTTATTCGGAGGATTGTAAGACCCTGGTAACATACCACAGAGATCGCACCTTCTGTTGTTGGCATTTGGAACACCATAACTATAAACGCCTTTCAGATATTCGCTATATTGACACTAATCGAGGCTCCCTCGATCCGACAAGAAGTGGAGACGTTATCCTTCATGGCAGCGTTATTCATGTGGTCAGACACCCTCGTCAGAAAATTTTTTTATTGGCTACCCGGCCGGCTCTAAGACAAGATCATACATGGATCACGATCGGGAACGAgaagttcttcaagctctCTCCAGAATGTCTCAACGCCGAAGTAAGCATATGGGAAGGGATAGTTGTTGTGGACTGTATTTCTGGAAAACGTATTATTTTGAgctttgatgttggtgaggcTGGGCTACCATCACCTTGGAAGGGAACGGAGAAGGTTCAGGATGATTTCGACCTCTATAAAATCCTTATGGAAGAGGGAAGGGATTTAGAGCATTTTGACTTTTACTAG